DNA sequence from the Ovis canadensis isolate MfBH-ARS-UI-01 breed Bighorn chromosome 2, ARS-UI_OviCan_v2, whole genome shotgun sequence genome:
CTCTCTACTGATGGCCCTGGTGCTGGTCAGCTATGGCCTGGGAGGATCTCTGGGTTGTTACCTGTCTGAAAACCACATGCTAAATGCCCAGGAGAACCTCAGGCTCCTGGCCCGAATGAACAGACTCTCCCCTTATTCCTGTCTGCAGGACAGAAAAGACTTTGGTCTTCCCTGAAAGATGGTGGAGGGCGACCAgctccaggaggcccaggccatCTCTGTGCTCCATGAGATGCTCCAGCAGTGCTTCAACCTCTTCCACACAGAGCGCTCCTCTGCTGCCTGGGACACCACCCTCCTGGAGCAGCTCTGCACTGGACTCCATCAGCAGCTGGACGACCTGGATGCCTGCCTGGGTCCAGTGACGGGAGAGAAAGACTCTGGGCTGGGAAGGATGGGCCCCATTCTGACCGTGAAGAAGTACTTCCAGGGCATCCATTTCTACCTGAAAGAGAAGGAATACAGTGACTGCGCCTGGGAAATCGTCAGAGTGGAGATGATGAGAGCCCTCTCTTCATCAACCACCTTGCAAGAAAGGTTAAGAAAGATGGGTGGAGATCTGAACTCACCTTGAGGTGACTCTCACCAACTAAGATGCCACATCACCCTCGTACACTCACCTGTGTTCATTTCAGAAGACTGATCTCTGCTCCAGCCACCAAATTCATTGAATTACTTTAGCTGATACTTTGCCAGCATTAATAATAAGCAAGTAGATTTAAAGTATTCAGCCTAGGGGCATGAGTCCTTATGTGATGCCTGCCCTGATGTTATCTGTTGCTGATTTATGTATACCTTCTTGCATTTAACATacttaaaaattaggaaatttgTTAAGTTACATTTCATCTGTACATcatattaaaatttctaaaacatgtttattattttgtgttattAAATTTGTACTTTGTTCTATTTATTAAATCATAGAAAATGAGTTTCTTTACTCAAAAATGAAAATCCACACcccattttaaaactgtattaaaGAATGGGTGGTTACATTTGTTTATTCCTTCGTTCCATTCATATTATACAAATACACTGAGTACCCACGTGACAGACTGTGTAATTCTCACCAAGGAATACAAGTGAATAAAGCAAATGTAGCTCCTATTGCATGGAAACTCTCAGTCTTACACAGAAGAGGACATAAAAAcagtattgttttattttaattatagtagGGACTGCAAAGAGaagtaaaggaaaagaatgtCCTCACACGGGAAGCTTTAGGTCcaaatgatgctggaaagacAAATAATATTATCTACCTTACTAAGCtgcctgcagggcttccctggtagctcagctggtaaagtgtcCACCTGCAGAGCTGAAGACCCctgttcgatttctgggtcaggaagatctctttgagaagggataggctacctatccactgcagtattcttgggcttccctggtggttcagatgctaaagaatctgcctgcaatgctggagacctgggttggcaagatcccctggaggagggataaacagcccactccagtattcttgtctggagaatccccatggccagaggagcctggagggctgtagcccatggggtcccaaagagtgcaACACCACTAAGCACACGGCACAGAAAGTAAAGGCACAAGAGAAATACCATTCCTTCCAGAAAGCTGGCTTAACCAATAACAAAAGGCTCACTTTGATACAGTAGCTGAGCTAGGAGAGGCCATTGTTCTCCTGATCTCTGGGCAGCCCCCATTCAACAAGGACAGCCACCCAAAGGCCCCATGTCCTAGTGGACAGGCACCCAGGGATTTCCCTGTTGCTTCTGGGATTCCCCCTGCCAATCTTGGGCACCGTATAGTAGCAGATGGCCACCTCAGGAATACCCTACAGTTTGGGGTTTAAAGCCAGCAACTTTTAGGCCCCCTGGGTTAGTGGACAGCCACCTCAGGATCACCCAGGAACTTTGGGGCCCCACATGCTAGTGGATGCCCCCAATAACTTCCCATCCCCCATCCTATATCTTGGCACTCACAGGTGTTTCTGCCATCTCCTGCCTGCCACCAATTGTTGGGTTGTGCAGGCTTACAAGACCTGTTTTTCCAGcttcaagaccaaagaaagaatctgccttcaagaaCAGAGGCATGGATGGTTTAATGGATGGGAGGCACTTACATGTCTaaagcaaggtcctggagcaaCACCCAACCATGTGTGGTGCACTGGGGGTGGGTGGTGACAGGCTTCATTCTGAGAGCAATGGAGGGGTGGGGAGTAGAGGGTGGGGAAGTGGggaatggggaaggagggagagggggatgggggaggagattGCTAGTCCTAGTGGGAGTGAGATCAGGTGGGCTCACTAGTTATCATGGAAAGCAGTAGAGGGACAGGCTCTTTACCAAGCCTTTGATAAAGAAGGTCAAATCTGGGGCCTGGGACAGGTACAGAGAAAAGCCAGTCATGTGCATAGGGTGTACTGGTGGGGCAGGGGATATACAGAGCAAGAGAACAATCATCCTGAGTGGCCTGACCATACATatgtaccttaattttaaaaatactttattgctaaaatacACCAGTGGTCATCTAGACCTTCAAATTGTTTGTCAGTGAAATGCTGAACTATCCTGAGAATTGCTGCAGTTTGGCACAAAAACAGTGAATGTGCAAGGGCTATTAAAAATGGCATTGATAGACTTCCTTGACACGGCATTGTCACAAACATTCAATgcataaaaaatgtaattttctggGAAATGGGGTAAAACAAAGTAAGCCTGTACTTCCTCACAATGTAGCAATTCCCAGTATGCTCTCCAGAGTCACTTGACCTTACCCTGCACCAGCCATTCATACagctctttcttgtttctttctggTTCTGGCTACTGATTTCCCCTAAAGAATGCAAagcatagtcactcagtcgtgccgactcgttgccaccccatgaaccacagcccaccaggctcctctgtccatgggattctccaggcagaatactggagtggattgccatttccttttccagggaaccttccccacccagggatcaaacctgggtctcccacattggaggcagattctttactgtctgattcACAAGAGAAGCCTTGACAGTGCAAGGCCACCACTAAAAAGTTTGAGGGAAATGTCTAGGCTTTTTAGAAACTCTTAAATAAGTGGTTATTGTTTTCCTTGAGATGAATATTTTTGGGTATGAATGTTCTTGTTGCAAGAGTTCAAGGAGGACCTttcctggaaagaactgacaccaATAACTTAAAAAAGCCTGCTTCCTTATCTTTCATATTTTAGAGAGGAAAATACTCCTAGCTTCAGATGTCCTGCTGTGTGGAGTGAAATGTCAAGATATGTTTCTGGCTTCCAAGCTGTTCAGCTGGCCAAGGTTACAGATTTATCATTTGCTTTACCTACTTGAACACCCTTGGAGCCTTGATCATGGCATTCTGGGTAGGAAAATACAAGGGAAATCAGGAGAAATAGCTCCTGTTTGAAGGTACATTAACTCTTTCCTAAGCGTACATTGTCGGTTGCTTGACTTCAGGAGAAAATTCTCAATGTCCCTTTGAATAATAACTGCACCTGCATCCCTTCCACCTTGACTCAGTAGTAAGAGAGAGaagaagtcacttagtcatgtctgacttatgcgacctcatggactgtagcctaccaggctcctctgtccatgggattctccaggcagaatactggagtgggttgccttgtccttcaccaggggatcttcccaacccaggtattgtcCGGCATCTCCTgaactgtaggcagacgcttttaccatctgagccatcagggaaatctaTAAGAgagcacacagacacaaataAGGGGATTTCAGAGAATACAATTGTTGCCAACCAATAACCTGGCGTGTACATACTTGAGCCGAATTGAGAACTAGTAAGGTAATGGCATACTGTAAATGAGGAAGTTAACctggaacagagagagagaaagagagagagataatgtgtgtgtgtgtgtgtgtgggtatgggtTTACTGATCAAGCAGCAGGGAAGGGCTTCACTATAGACTAGATCTCTCAAATCTCTGCTTCAGgttatagactttatttttaggttgCTTCTCTGGAATTAATGGATGAGAGGGCTGACAGCTTATGGCAAAGGATATTAGATTCCTAATCTTCAAAGAAGAAGACCAGGGGACTAGGCTTGAATACTGAAGAGCTTTAgtacagagttttattaaagcctaaaaagggacagagaaagcttctgacagagataTCAGAAGGCGGATGGACAGTGCCTCACTCACTAGCCTTAGTAAAGGAGCTATATACGttttaattggttattacaataaattaaaagaaagtcTCAAGGTTTACAGATCTTACTAGATCCACTcccacaatatacattttaagataatgggATTATaagtaacaatagaaagatcttactaAACCCACTCCCATAACATACATCTGAGAGATAAGTCACAGGTTCTTGTTAAGGAAAAACATGTCCTCCAGCAAAATACATTGTTCTATTGACTAAGACAAACCAATGTtggaaaaaagtttgtttttctcctccttgagaactccaaACTCTATATCCTCCTGGTGggccccagacccctctctcctccttggggTCGCCAGACTTCGTATCAATCGGCCTAGGAACTGATACTCTCAAAGATCTCAAATTTCTAGGTTAAATacatgtcagttgctcagttgagtatAACccgtttgcaactccatggactgtatccttttcatactgttcatgtgattctcaaggcaagaatactgaagtggttggccattcccttctccagtggaccacatttgtcACTTacagccaacctagacagcatattaaaaagcagagacatcactatgccaacaaaggtccatccagtcaaggctatgctttttccagtaggcacgtatggatgtgacagatggaccataaagaaggctgagcattgatgaattgatgcttttcaactgtggtgttggagaagactcttgagagtcccactgaatgcaaagagatccaaccagtccatcctaaaggaaatccgtcctgaatattctttggaaggactgatgctgaagctgaaactccaatactttggctacctgatgtgaagaactcatgctttgaaaacatcctgatgctggaaaacatcgaaggcaggagaagaagggggtgacagaagatgagatggctggatgacatcagcgactcaatggacatgagtttgagtaagctcggggagttggtgatggacagggaggcctggcgtgctgcagtccacggggtcacaataCTCAGACACgtctcagtgactgaactgaaatggactgtaCCCCCGTGCTCCaggtccacggaattctccaggcaaggaaactggagtgggttgtcatttccttctcctgtataTTAAGTAagttttgggtttttcttttttttctcttccttcaacACTTCAGGGAAACTTTCGGGGGCAAGAGTACGTGCATAATTTTTGGACTCATCTGGCTGTCTTTCTGGGGGCTCCCCAGGTGCCActggtgctaaagaacccacctgccactgcaggagtcataagagacctgggtttgatccctgggtcaggaagatcccctggaggaggaaatggcaacccactccagtattcttgcctggagaatcccatggacaagggagcctgtcagacatgactgaagtgacttcacacccACACATGCTTGTCTTTGTGACTGTTTAACATCCTTTAAAGATCATGATTCTTCCACTgtttggcttaattttttttagatttgactTGCACTTTGCCATTTTATCAGCAGAAATGTCACTTatctttcttcactttcatcacaatCAGATATACACGTTTTATTTTTGCCCACAAATAACTACTGGTTTGCCTTCTAGGAAAGTTCAAATGAGTGACAAAATATCCAAACCCTTGAAAATCACAGAAAACGAGGTGAAGCCCCTCTGCcattcttttatttcccttttattaaCCCTAGAATGAAATGGAACATAACCCAGGAAGACAGAGACAAACTTCGACCAGTGAATCactatataattaattataagtTCCTAAACCTTCTATtgttatttaaatgttaaaagaaacataatgagaaagtaaagaaagaaggCTATATCTCCCTGACACAGCCTGGCCTCATGGCTCCGCATTCTCAGCACGAAACAGAGATAAGATAGACAAGTCAGCCCAATATTCGGATGTACGCATGAATACTAAAGGTCACTGATTCCTGTGACACAGGCTTCTAAGAATATGCAATACCACCTCTGAACTCCCTATAGCCAGCTCAGAAATtctgaggaaaacaaatattcagTTTGTTTAAATAAAAGGTTTCAATGATAGAAGCTGCAGTGGCAAAAGAAAATTGCCTACTAAAGTATAACTACTGCAATTGGATAATACCACCACCTGGGTAGtagtctcacctggaaaatcccatagacacaagagtctggcgggctacagtccatagggacacaacgaaccagacacgactgagtgactgacacacacacacgtagacaAAAACACACTTTAGCTCTCAGCATCTTGGCTGCTGACCCTTGATACCTGCGGACACAGGTCAGAAGAGGAAGTCATCAAGGAGAACTTGGGTCCTTCACAGAAACActccagggagagggtggggatcCTGGAAGATGAATGATTTTGCAGAGAAAGAGACAAGCCCCTCCACAGTAGATCCTG
Encoded proteins:
- the LOC138434615 gene encoding LOW QUALITY PROTEIN: interferon tau-like (The sequence of the model RefSeq protein was modified relative to this genomic sequence to represent the inferred CDS: substituted 1 base at 1 genomic stop codon), with amino-acid sequence MAFLLSLLMALVLVSYGLGGSLGCYLSENHMLNAQENLRLLARMNRLSPYSCLQDRKDFGLPXKMVEGDQLQEAQAISVLHEMLQQCFNLFHTERSSAAWDTTLLEQLCTGLHQQLDDLDACLGPVTGEKDSGLGRMGPILTVKKYFQGIHFYLKEKEYSDCAWEIVRVEMMRALSSSTTLQERLRKMGGDLNSP